A stretch of the Panicum virgatum strain AP13 chromosome 9N, P.virgatum_v5, whole genome shotgun sequence genome encodes the following:
- the LOC120691757 gene encoding inositol monophosphatase 3-like, with translation MSEEQFLDVAVEAAKNAGEIIRKGFYQTKNVEHKGQVDLVTETDKACEDLIFNHLRKHFPDHKFIGEETSAALGATADLTDEPTWIVDPLDGTTNFVHGFPFVCVSIGLTIGKIPTVGVVYNPIMNELFTAIRGKGAFLNGSPIKASSQDELVKALLVTEAGTKRDKNTLDDTTNRINKLLYKIRSIRMCGSLALNMCGVACGRLDLCYEMGFGGPWDVAAGAVILQEAGGHVFDPSGGEFDLMSRRMAGSNGLLKDKFVKELGDTN, from the exons ATGTCGGAGGAGCAGTTCCTCGACGTGGCGGTGGAAGCCGCCAAGAACGCCGGCGAG ATCATCCGCAAGGGATTTTACCAGACCAAGAATGTGGAGCACAAGGGCCAG GTGGATTTGGTGACGGAGACGGACAAGGCCTGCGAGGACCTCATCTTCAACCACCTCCGGAAGCACTTCCCGGACCACAAGTTCATCGGGGAGGAGACGTCCGCGGCGctcggcgccaccgccgaccTCACAGACGAACCTACCTGGATCGTCGATCCCCTCGATGGCACCACCAATTTCGTCCATGG TTTCCCCTTTGTGTGCGTCTCGATTGGCCTCACCATTGGGAAAATTCCCACCGTTGGAGTCGTTTATAACCCAATCATGAATGAG CTTTTCACTGCAATTCGTGGAAAAGGTGCTTTTCTGAATGGCTCTCCAATCAAAG CATCATCTCAAGATGAGTTAGTGAAGGCTCTTCTGGTAACAGAG GCTGGAACCAAAAGAGACAAGAACACTCTGGATGATACAACCAATAGAATCAACAAGCTACTATACAAG ATTCGATCCATACGGATGTGTGGCTCCTTGGCGTTAAACATGTGCGGGGTTGCCTGTGGTAGGCTTGATTTGTGTTACGAGATGGGATTTGGTGGCCCCTG GGATGTTGCTGCTGGAGCTGTGATCCTTCAGGAAGCTGGGGGCCATGTTTTTGATCC AAGTGGAGGGGAATTTGACCTGATGTCGCGAAGAATGGCAGGATCTAATGGCTTGCTGAAGGATAAGTTCGTCAAGGAATTGGGGGATACCAATTGA
- the LOC120689749 gene encoding probable cytokinin riboside 5'-monophosphate phosphoribohydrolase LOGL10 → MEAAAASSVGAGVGPQPRPPLGFGHSQLRSPICSCLRTPWPASRLLCGGEGGARPRGAIAAASGDQRRQQQLGELEAEAEAGSVLGPSRSSPREVREEMARCFDLVRRLGRGAVYLGSSRVPPTHPHFLQTTELAREIARLLDCTTWTGAGPGLMDAAIQGALEADKPIGGLKIAKEAGEWTSSGFHPYLPSETYLTCRFFSARKHGLVDAAVRSSTADRTAVIALPGGIGTLDELFEIMALVQLERIGSTLPVPFLLLNYDSYYSKLLDFLNDCQDWGTVAPGEVAALWKVCDGNYEALEYLAEFYDVPAAKRNYQISPPLKQHRTSYATS, encoded by the exons atggaagcggcggcggcaagctcgGTTGGGGCCGGAGTCGGACCCCAGCCGCGTCCTCCCCTGGGATTCGGGCACAGCCAGCTCCGGTCCCCAATCTGTTCGTGCCTGCGCACGCCCTGGCCGGCCTCGCGCCTCCTCTgcggcggcgaaggaggagCCCGTCCGCgcggcgccatcgccgccgcgtcTGGCGaccagcggcggcagcagcagctgggggagctcgaggcggaggcggaggccggcTCTGTGTTGGGTCCTTCGAGGAGCAGCCCCCGCGAG GTGAGGGAGGAGATGGCGCGGTGCTTCGACCTCGTCCGCCGCCTCGGCCGGGGCGCCGTCTACCTCGGCTCCTCCAGGGTCCCGCCCACGCACCCGCACTTCCTCCAGACCACCGAGCTCGCAAGAGAG ATTGCTCGGCTGCTTGACTGCACCACATGGACCGGAGCCGGACCTGGCCTCATGGACGCCGCCATCCAAGGCGCCCTTGAGGCGGACAAGCCGATCGGCGGCCTCAAGATCGCCAAGGAGGCTGGTGAATGGACAAGCTCAGGCTTCCATCCTTACCTGCCTTCAGAGACCTACCTCACCTGCAG GTTCTTCTCGGCGAGGAAGCACGGGCTGGTGGATGCTGCTGTGCGGAGCAGCACTGCTGACAGAACTGCTGTGATTGCGTTACCAGGCGGGATTGGGACACTGGACGAGCTGTTTGAGATCATGGCGCTGGTCCAACTGGAGAGGATTGGGTCGACACTCCCGGTCCCATTCTTGCTCCTCAACTATGATTCTTATTACTCCAAGCTGCTGGACTTCCTGAATGACTGCCAGGACTGGGGCACGGTGGCTCCAGGGGAAGTGGCGGCACTTTGGAAGGTTTGTGATGGGAATTATGAAGCCCTGGAGTACCTGGCAGAGTTCTACGATGTTCCTGCTGCCAAGAGAAATTACCAAATATCACCACCGCTGAAGCAGCACAGAACTTCATACGCCACGAGTTGA
- the LOC120689748 gene encoding kinesin-like protein KIN-12C — MEMLRRNLKRQASRSLSAFAGGATSPRAADQENLHPNLASSPPASPAAKGAASPRPKHPAHAAAAPPPTATAEEDRAAGAAPADNEPSVKVVVRVRPTVSRPVDGKDLWFVRKTAPDAVAVGDRSFAVDGVLDDRATQADAFDLVGLPLIENALAGFNTSLVCYGQSGTGKTYTMWGPLGAMVDSGSDHTDRGVVPRVFQNLFSRIQRAQESSPEKQTSYQCRCSFLEVHNEQINDLLEPSQRDLQIRENAGNGIHVENLTDEYVSTVEDINQILMKGLSNRKVGTTSMNLKSSRSHVIFTCVIEAWSKGSSNGFSSSRTSRITFVDLAGPENDDLEGAAKNSTKEERHLKKSLSRLGKLVNVLSETPESQKEDLPYEQSRLTHVLKDTLGGNSRVTFLCSISSEHRCRSGTLSTLRFGERAKLLPNKAVINEISEDDVNGLSDQIRQLKDELIRTKSGDTATCKAGYSSAQNARESLHNLRMSLNRSLILPHIEIDSEEEVDVNEEDVQELRDQISKLHSSSETFDDFMDAESGDDNTPYAKGNLETSEEDDQPITDDFGSPLQQEHKEVADTTNADDELISDRKSSLSVSASPSLSPIQDPTLCSSPKIQNKARKSITSPGLSPSKLRVSESLGDRTVEACKNSTVRSSLQSSKLSPTDSLVASLQRGLHIIEYHQQNPAPRRSFVGLSLDHFAVNPRQSIANVSSAVQALPEGRGTILCSSCKKPVNANENQTEDINSAKQIVLALGATSNESAIASVKDDNTKAAIASKRETELEALCEEQAAKIKELSILIDQYRNASIDGPETKGVTPTEELTSKIDEQCGDGKVSSLNPNEREALLTEIESLKEQLKHQTNMSTNGSLLDQIRNGSIDQEYELEKERQKWMESESKWISLTEELRVDLESNRMHAEKTEMDLCNEKKCTAELDDALQRAMYGHARMVEHYVELQELYNDLLEKHRRVMEAISEVKRAAAKAGRKGCGTAFAAALAAELSTVRIDREKERAQLKEQNRRLRIQLRDTAEAVHAAGELLVRLREAEEASTQEKERSATLLQENEKLKKQLEKLRKKHEMELETMKVHLAESRLPESALGGFYHHENETPEYSCDAPSTTQDDDQSWRSAFASAYE; from the exons ATGGAGATGCTGCGGCGGAACCTGAAGCGGCAGGCGTCGCGCTCGCTCTCCGCATTCGCCGGCGGGGCCAcctccccgcgcgccgcggaCCAGGAGAACCTCCACCCCAAcctcgcctcctcgccgccggcgtcgcccgccgccaagggcgccgcctcgccgcgccccaaGCACCCAGCGCACGCGGCTGCCGCTCCCCCGCCGACGGCCACCGCCGAGGAGGAtcgcgccgcgggcgccgcaCCAGCCGACAACGAGCCCTCCGTCAAG GTGGTGGTGAGGGTGCGGCCGACGGTGAGCCGGCCGGTGGACGGCAAGGATCTGTGGTTTGTCCGCAAGACCGCTCCGGACGCCGTCGCTGTCGGCGACCGGTCCTTCGCGGTTGATGGCGTCCTCGACGACAGGGCCACGCAG GCCGATGCGTTCGATCTGGTTGGGTTGCCCTTGATCGAGAACGCCCTGGCCGGATTCAACACATCCCTCGTCTGCTACGGCCAG AGCGGCACTGGTAAGACATACACCATGTGGGGCCCTCTCGGCGCCATGGTGGACAGCGGCTCTGACCACACTGACCGTGGTGTCGTGCCTCGGGTTTTCCAGAACCTCTTCTCTCGAATCCAAAGA GCGCAAGAGAGCTCTCCTGAGAAGCAGACCAGCTACCAATGCCGGTGCTCGTTCCTTGAG GTACATAACGAGCAGATCAATGATCTGTTGGAACCATCTCAGCGTGACCTGCAG ATAAGAGAGAATGCTGGCAATGGTATCCATGTCGAAAACTTGACCGATGAGTATGTGTCAACGGTAGAGGATATCAATCAGATTTTGATGAAG ggACTTTCAAATAGGAAAGTTGGCACCACCAGTATGAACTTGAAAAGTTCACGTTCTCATGTGATATTCACCTGCGTTATTGAAGCATGGAGCAAG GGTTCATCGAATGGATTTAGTAGTTCAAGAACTAGCAGAATTACTTTTGTTGACCTTGCTGGCCCTGAAAATGATGACCTTGAAGGTGCAGCAAAGAATAGTACAAAGGAGGAAAGGCATCTGAAGAAGTCTCTCTCAAGGCTTGG GAAACTAGTCAACGTTCTTTCAGAAACACCAGAATCCCAAAAGGAAGATTTGCCCTATGAGCAATCCCGTTTGACACATGTGCTGAAGGATACACTAGGTGGCAACTCGAGGGTTACATTTTTGTGTTCAATTTCTTCAGAGCACAG GTGCAGATCTGGAACATTAAGTACACTAAGATTTGGTGAACGAGCAAAGCTTTTGCCAAACAAAGCTGTGATTAATGAGATATCGGAAGATGATGTAAATGGCTTGAGTGATCAGATTCGTCAGTTGAAG GATGAACTCATAAGAACAAAGTCTGGAGACACCGCAACTTGCAAGGCTGGATACTCCAGTGCACAAAATGCCCGTGAAAGCTTGCATAATTTGCGAATGAGCCTTAATCGCTCTCTAATCTTGCCTCACATTGAAATTGATTCAGAGGAAGAAGTGGATGTGAACGAAGAAGATGTGCAAGAACTGCGTGATCAAATTAGCAAGCTTCACTCTTCATCTGAAACTTTTGATGACTTCATGGATGCAGAGAGTGGGGATGACAACACTCCTTATGCCAAGGGGAATCTGGAAAcaagtgaagaagatgatcagcCTATAACAGATGATTTTGGAAGTCCACTACAGCAAGAGCACAAAGAAGTGGCTGATACTACAAATGCTGATGACGAGCTTATTTCTGATAGGAAATCTAGTCTATCAGTTAGTGCCTCCCCAAGTCTGTCACCGATACAAGATCCTACATTGTGCTCTTCTCCGAAGATCCAGAACAAAGCAAGAAAGAGCATCACTTCACCAGGGCTATCGCCAAGCAAGCTTAGGGTTTCCGAGAGCCTAGGTGATAGAACTGTTGAAGCATGCAAAAACAGTACAGTTCGTTCCTCTCTACAGTCAAGCAAGCTTAGCCCCACTGACTCACTGGTTGCAAGTCTCCAACGAGGCTTGCACATTATAGAGTACCATCAACAGAATCCAGCCCCACGAAGATCATTTGTTGGCCTTTCATTGGATCATTTCGCAGTGAATCCACGTCAGTCAATAGCAAATGTCAGTTCAGCTGTTCAGGCGCTTCCTGAGGGCCGAGGAACCATCCTTTGTTCATCCTGCAAGAAACCAGTGAATGCAAATGAGAACCAAACAGAAGACATAAACTCAGCCAAGCAGATTGTCCTGGCCTTGGGTGCTACATCCAATGAATCAGCTATTGCTTCAGTTAAG GACGACAACACTAAAGCAGCAATTGCTTCAAAGAGAGAGACCGAGCTTGAAGCTTTATGTGAAGAGCAGGCAGCAAAGATCAAGGAGCTGAGCATTTTG ATTGATCAATATAGGAATGCGTCAATAGATGGTCCAGAAACAAAAGGTGTGACACCTACAGAAGAACTAACTAGCAAGATTGATGAACAGTGCGGTGATGGTAAGGTGTCATCACTCAATCCGAATGAGAGGGAGGCACTTCTTACTGAAATTGAGAGTCTGAAGGAGCAACTAAAACACCAGACTAATATGTCAACAAATGGTAGCCTTCTGGATCAGATAAGGAATGGCAGCATAGACCAGGAGTATGAACTGGAGAAAGAAAGACAGAAATGGATGGAGTCTGAGAGCAAATGGATCTCCCTCACTGAAGAGCTGAGGGTTGATCTAGAGTCGAACCGGATGCATGCAGAGAAGACCGAGATGGATCTCTGCAATGAGAAGAAGTGCACAGCTGAGCTGGATGATGCTCTCCAACGAGCGATGTATGGCCATGCCAGGATGGTTGAACATTATGTTGAGCTCCAGGAGCTGTACAATGATCTTCTTGAGAAGCATCGCCGAGTGATGGAGGCAATCTCTGAGGTGAAGAGAGCTGCTGCCAAAGCAGGCAGGAAGGGCTGTGGGACGGCCTTTGCTGCTGCCCTTGCCGCGGAGCTTTCCACCGTGAGGATTGACCGAGAGAAGGAGAGGGCGCAGCTGAAAGAACAGAACAGAAGGCTCCGCATTCAGCTCCGTGATACTGCTGAAGCTGTTCATGCTGCTGGCGAACTGCTCGTCAGATTGAGAGAAGCAGAGGAAGCATCGACACAAGAAAAG GAGAGGAGTGCCACTTTGCTCCAGGAGAacgagaagctcaagaagcagcTGGAGAAGCTGAGGAAGAAGCACGAGATGGAGCTGGAGACGATGAAGGTGCACCTTGCGGAGAGCCGGCTGCCGGAGTCTGCGCTGGGCGGCTTCTACCACCATGAGAACGAGACGCCAGAGTACTCGTGCGATGCTCCATCCACGACGCAAGATGATGACCAGTCCTGGCGTTCTGCCTTCGCATCTGCGTACGAGTGA